One window of the Pedobacter ginsengisoli genome contains the following:
- a CDS encoding (Fe-S)-binding protein, translated as MRIELFVPCFVDQLYPETAFNTIKLLEKAGCEVFYNSSQTCCGQPAYNAGYWEQAKETGNKFLSDFSETDYIVAPSASCVGMVKSGYSDLFTNTIVHNKCRNIQSNIFELSDFLVNVLKRDYFGAELDGKAVYHDSCSGLRECKIKEEPRLLLSKVHGLEMVEMKDTDMCCGFGGTFAVKFDAISSAMAEQKVNNALEQGAEYVISTDLSCLMHLQGYIDKNNIPLKTMHLADVLANGWLESTEY; from the coding sequence ATGAGAATAGAATTATTTGTACCCTGTTTTGTAGACCAACTGTATCCTGAAACTGCATTTAATACGATCAAGCTTCTGGAAAAGGCTGGCTGTGAGGTATTCTATAATTCTAGCCAGACCTGCTGCGGACAGCCTGCATATAATGCCGGTTATTGGGAGCAGGCTAAAGAGACAGGTAATAAGTTCCTTAGTGATTTTTCGGAAACAGATTATATTGTGGCTCCATCTGCATCGTGTGTAGGTATGGTTAAAAGTGGATATAGCGATCTGTTTACCAATACCATAGTGCACAATAAGTGTAGAAATATACAATCCAATATTTTTGAACTTTCAGATTTTCTGGTAAATGTTTTGAAAAGAGATTACTTTGGAGCAGAACTGGACGGCAAAGCTGTTTATCATGATTCGTGCAGTGGACTTAGAGAATGTAAAATAAAGGAAGAGCCAAGGTTACTTTTATCTAAGGTACATGGTTTGGAAATGGTAGAAATGAAGGATACTGATATGTGCTGCGGGTTTGGTGGTACTTTTGCCGTTAAATTTGATGCCATTTCATCGGCAATGGCTGAGCAGAAGGTGAACAATGCTTTGGAGCAAGGTGCTGAGTATGTTATTTCAACCGACTTGTCATGCCTTATGCATTTACAGGGTTACATAGATAAAAATAATATTCCACTTAAAACGATGCATTTAGCTGATGTATTGGCAAATGGATGGTTAGAAAGTACGGAATATTAA
- a CDS encoding ATP-dependent DNA helicase RecQ, translated as MSEAEILKRYWGFDSFRPSQDEIIASVLNGNDTLALLPTGGGKSLCFQVPAMVMDGICIVISPLVALMKDQVEGLKEKGINAVAIYAGMGKREIDILLDNCIYGNIKFLYLSPERLLSELVRERISYMNVNLIAVDEAHCVSQWGYDFRPPYLLVSAIREIHPEVPVLALTATATQFVRNDIAEKLAFKNAKVFVQSFARKNLSYVVLNDEDKHRKLIDIVKNVKGSGLVYVRNRRETSEIALFLKRNGIAADFYHAGVEKDDRFKRQEDWKRNVTRVMVATNAFGMGIDKPDVRFVVHLDLPESLEAYYQEAGRAGRDGKRSYGVLLSNKSDQMALEVKYANSFPTLDEIKKIYHYLGNYFQLAFGAGEGLSFNFDIADFCKRFNIGVIKTIAGLKFLERDGYIVLSENIFLPSRVLFTVGNEDVYRFQIENAGYDPLIKAILRSYGGAFDQYVKIQESEIAKKVRMSFNDVVRLLNNLQDQGILSYLPQTDQPQLQYIRARVDLLHIDIDVKYIELRKKIQTDQINAVLAYATKAECRSIQLLRYFDEPDGEKCGVCDVCLAEKKAEDLDQLSDKIDFEIITLLQSQGHTLDNLVNAIKVGNENEKLDRIRELLDAGKIKTDGKNYYL; from the coding sequence ATGAGTGAAGCAGAGATATTAAAACGATACTGGGGATTTGATAGTTTCAGGCCATCGCAGGATGAAATTATTGCATCGGTTTTAAACGGAAATGACACCTTGGCATTATTACCAACAGGAGGGGGCAAATCGCTTTGCTTTCAGGTTCCTGCAATGGTTATGGATGGGATATGTATTGTTATTTCGCCCCTGGTGGCACTTATGAAAGATCAGGTTGAAGGGCTAAAAGAAAAGGGCATAAATGCGGTGGCTATTTATGCAGGCATGGGGAAAAGAGAAATAGATATCCTTTTAGATAATTGCATTTATGGTAATATTAAGTTTCTTTACCTTTCTCCGGAGCGTTTACTTTCGGAATTGGTTAGAGAAAGAATCTCTTACATGAATGTAAACCTTATTGCTGTTGATGAAGCGCATTGTGTTTCGCAGTGGGGCTACGATTTCAGGCCGCCATATCTGCTGGTTAGTGCAATCAGAGAGATTCATCCGGAGGTTCCTGTTCTGGCTTTAACGGCTACGGCTACCCAGTTCGTAAGGAATGATATTGCTGAGAAATTAGCGTTTAAAAATGCGAAGGTTTTTGTGCAGAGTTTTGCACGTAAAAATTTGAGTTACGTAGTTTTAAATGACGAGGATAAACACAGAAAACTGATAGATATTGTTAAAAATGTAAAGGGCAGTGGATTGGTATATGTGAGGAACCGGCGTGAAACTTCGGAAATAGCATTGTTTTTAAAAAGAAATGGCATTGCTGCAGATTTTTATCATGCCGGGGTTGAAAAGGATGACCGCTTTAAAAGGCAGGAAGACTGGAAGCGTAATGTTACCCGGGTAATGGTGGCAACCAATGCTTTTGGAATGGGGATAGATAAGCCAGATGTTCGTTTTGTGGTTCATTTGGATTTGCCAGAAAGTTTGGAAGCTTATTATCAGGAAGCGGGCAGGGCTGGCAGGGATGGTAAAAGATCATATGGTGTTTTGCTGTCAAATAAATCAGATCAAATGGCTTTGGAAGTTAAATATGCCAATAGTTTCCCTACGTTAGATGAGATTAAAAAGATCTATCATTATCTGGGTAATTACTTTCAATTGGCATTTGGCGCAGGCGAAGGGTTAAGCTTTAACTTTGATATTGCTGATTTTTGTAAACGGTTTAATATAGGTGTGATTAAGACAATAGCCGGCCTGAAGTTTTTGGAACGCGATGGGTATATTGTGTTATCCGAAAATATATTTTTACCGTCGAGGGTGTTATTTACAGTAGGAAATGAAGATGTTTATCGCTTTCAGATAGAAAATGCGGGTTACGATCCGCTTATTAAAGCTATTTTAAGGTCATACGGTGGTGCCTTTGACCAGTATGTGAAAATTCAGGAATCAGAGATTGCAAAGAAGGTAAGGATGTCGTTTAATGATGTGGTCAGGTTGCTAAACAATTTGCAGGATCAGGGCATATTGTCGTATTTACCTCAAACGGATCAGCCACAGCTGCAATATATACGTGCCCGGGTTGATTTGCTGCATATTGATATTGATGTTAAATATATTGAACTGAGAAAGAAGATTCAAACAGATCAGATCAATGCGGTACTTGCTTATGCTACTAAGGCTGAATGCCGGAGTATTCAATTGCTGAGGTATTTTGATGAGCCTGATGGTGAAAAATGCGGGGTTTGTGATGTCTGCCTTGCTGAGAAAAAAGCGGAAGATCTGGATCAGTTATCTGACAAAATAGACTTTGAGATTATTACATTATTACAGAGTCAGGGCCATACTTTAGATAACCTGGTAAACGCTATAAAGGTGGGCAATGAAAATGAAAAATTGGATAGGATAAGGGAGTTGCTTGACGCCGGTAAAATTAAAACAGATGGGAAAAATTATTACCTTTAA
- a CDS encoding amidohydrolase family protein — MKTPLLLLCFLTGLHFSYAQEKKWDIEKYQGPTKTFNISTDEGTWMNLDVSSDGKDIVFDLLGDIYTIPVTGGTATLLSGGIAWEVQPRFSPNGKYISYTSDKSGADNIWIMNRDGSNKRQVTKETFRLLNNATWMPNSDYLIARKHFTGYRSLGAGEMWMYSIYGGEGVQLTKRKNDQQDAGEPNVSPDGRYLYFSEDVSPGPNFEYSKDPNGVIYAIRQLDMVTGKLTDLIEQPGGSARPQISPDGKMMAYVKRVRLKSVLIVQNIKSGEEWTLTEDLTHDQQETWAIFGVYPNFAWTPDSKNIIFYSKGKIKKIELSSLVISDIPFKVTSTQTVQESLHFPKQVFSAEFSSKMIRQLTTSPDGKFVVFNAAGFLYKKELPNGTPERVTNGIDFEFEPDISPDGKSVIFTTWSDEFKGAIKKADLKSGKTIPLTEEKGLYYSPSYSTKGDKIVYRKGVGNDVLGYAYGRGTGIFTMAADGSGKTLISENGIKPQFNKDDTRIFFQGNEDGKKAFKSVDLNGGNPRTHYTSTYVTQFCPSPDGKWMAFTELFNVYITPMVITGSPLDLSSANKTIPLTRVTKDAGTYLHWSNDGSKLQWTLGEQYFSREIKNSFNFVDGAPQTIPPPDSTGISIGLRLKTDVPDGITALKGARIITMKGDEVIEEGTIIVDHNKVVAVGKATEVSIPQGAKVIDVTGKTIMPGIIDVHAHLRTSPDGISPQQDWSYLANLAFGVTTSHDPSSNTEMVFSQSEMIRSGRMVGPRLYSTGSILYGADGDFKVVINSLDDALSHLRRLKAVGAFSVKSYNQPRRDQRQQILEAARQLKMEVVPEGGSTFFTNMNMISDGHTGIEHSIPVAPVYKDVVSFWNNTKVAYTPTLIVSYGSQWGENYWYDRTNVWENERLMAFTPRPIIDSRSRRRTTSEYGDYGHIEVSKAVKQIADGGTKVNLGAHGQIQGLGAHWELWMLVQGGMTPIQAIRSATLNGASYLGMEKEIGSLENGKLADLVIMDANPLDDIRNSEKIKYVMVNGRIYDSLSMNEIGGREKLRGKLWFEMGKGMVYSFPTGNAETWTFTTPNCD; from the coding sequence ATGAAAACACCACTACTATTATTATGTTTCCTTACCGGACTTCATTTCAGCTACGCGCAGGAAAAAAAATGGGATATCGAAAAATATCAGGGTCCAACTAAAACGTTTAATATCAGCACAGATGAGGGTACCTGGATGAACCTGGACGTAAGTTCCGACGGCAAAGATATAGTGTTTGATCTTTTAGGCGATATTTACACCATCCCCGTTACAGGTGGTACTGCTACATTGTTAAGCGGAGGCATTGCCTGGGAAGTTCAGCCTCGTTTTAGCCCAAACGGAAAATACATTTCCTATACAAGTGATAAAAGCGGAGCAGATAACATCTGGATTATGAACCGCGATGGTTCCAATAAAAGACAAGTTACCAAAGAAACATTCAGACTGCTGAACAATGCTACCTGGATGCCAAACAGCGATTACCTGATTGCCCGCAAACACTTTACAGGCTATCGTTCTTTAGGTGCCGGAGAAATGTGGATGTACAGCATATATGGTGGCGAAGGCGTACAATTAACCAAAAGAAAAAACGACCAGCAAGATGCCGGCGAGCCAAATGTATCGCCCGATGGCCGATATTTATATTTTAGCGAAGATGTATCGCCAGGTCCAAATTTCGAATACAGTAAAGATCCAAATGGTGTAATCTATGCTATCAGACAGCTTGATATGGTTACGGGCAAACTAACAGATCTGATAGAACAACCTGGCGGTTCTGCACGTCCTCAAATCTCTCCTGATGGCAAAATGATGGCATACGTAAAACGTGTAAGGCTAAAATCGGTGCTTATTGTACAGAATATCAAATCGGGCGAAGAATGGACACTAACAGAAGATCTTACTCACGACCAGCAGGAAACATGGGCAATATTTGGTGTTTATCCTAATTTTGCATGGACACCAGATTCCAAAAACATCATCTTTTACTCTAAAGGCAAAATCAAAAAAATAGAGCTTAGTTCGCTGGTTATTTCCGACATCCCCTTTAAAGTTACCAGCACACAAACCGTACAAGAGTCCCTTCATTTTCCTAAACAGGTATTTAGTGCCGAGTTTAGTTCAAAAATGATCAGACAACTAACTACCTCTCCCGATGGTAAGTTTGTAGTATTTAATGCCGCAGGCTTTTTATATAAAAAGGAACTGCCAAATGGCACACCTGAAAGAGTGACTAATGGTATTGATTTTGAATTTGAGCCAGACATTAGTCCGGATGGAAAATCTGTGATCTTCACTACCTGGAGTGATGAGTTTAAAGGCGCCATTAAAAAAGCTGATCTGAAATCTGGTAAAACAATACCACTTACAGAGGAAAAGGGCCTTTATTACTCACCTTCATATTCTACCAAAGGCGATAAAATCGTTTACCGCAAAGGTGTCGGAAATGATGTATTAGGCTATGCTTACGGCCGTGGAACAGGCATATTTACCATGGCAGCAGATGGATCCGGAAAAACCTTAATATCCGAAAATGGCATAAAACCACAATTCAATAAAGATGATACCAGAATCTTTTTTCAGGGAAATGAAGATGGTAAAAAGGCCTTTAAAAGTGTAGACCTAAACGGCGGCAACCCCCGCACGCACTATACCTCTACCTATGTTACCCAATTTTGCCCAAGTCCAGATGGCAAATGGATGGCATTTACAGAATTGTTTAATGTATACATTACCCCAATGGTAATTACCGGTTCACCATTAGATCTTTCGTCAGCAAACAAAACTATTCCGCTAACCAGGGTTACTAAAGATGCAGGAACTTATTTGCATTGGAGCAACGATGGCAGCAAATTACAGTGGACATTAGGAGAGCAATATTTTAGCCGTGAAATTAAAAACAGCTTTAATTTTGTAGATGGTGCCCCGCAAACAATCCCGCCACCAGATTCTACAGGTATTTCTATAGGGCTACGCCTTAAAACCGACGTACCAGATGGCATAACGGCCTTAAAAGGTGCCAGGATAATTACCATGAAAGGCGACGAAGTTATTGAAGAAGGAACCATAATAGTAGATCACAACAAGGTTGTTGCCGTAGGCAAAGCAACCGAGGTAAGCATACCGCAAGGCGCCAAAGTAATTGATGTAACCGGCAAAACAATAATGCCGGGCATTATAGATGTACATGCACATTTACGGACCAGTCCGGATGGTATTAGTCCGCAGCAAGATTGGTCATACCTTGCCAACCTTGCCTTTGGGGTAACTACCTCGCACGACCCATCGAGCAATACTGAAATGGTATTTAGCCAATCAGAAATGATCAGATCAGGCCGTATGGTAGGCCCTCGACTATACTCAACCGGCTCGATATTATACGGGGCCGATGGCGATTTCAAGGTAGTCATTAACAGTCTGGACGATGCCTTATCTCATCTCAGAAGATTAAAAGCTGTAGGCGCCTTCTCTGTTAAATCGTACAACCAGCCACGCCGCGATCAGCGCCAGCAGATTTTAGAGGCCGCACGCCAATTAAAAATGGAAGTAGTTCCAGAAGGCGGTTCTACCTTCTTTACCAACATGAACATGATTTCTGATGGTCATACCGGCATTGAACACAGCATCCCGGTTGCCCCGGTTTATAAAGATGTAGTTTCATTTTGGAACAATACTAAAGTGGCCTACACACCTACCCTAATTGTTAGTTACGGCAGCCAATGGGGCGAGAATTACTGGTACGACAGAACCAATGTATGGGAAAATGAAAGGCTAATGGCATTTACACCCCGCCCAATCATCGATTCACGTTCAAGAAGAAGAACAACCTCTGAATATGGAGATTATGGCCATATTGAAGTTTCAAAAGCAGTTAAGCAAATTGCTGACGGTGGCACCAAGGTAAACTTAGGTGCACACGGACAAATCCAGGGGCTTGGAGCCCACTGGGAGCTATGGATGCTGGTACAGGGCGGTATGACACCTATACAAGCCATCAGGTCGGCAACATTAAATGGTGCCTCCTATTTAGGCATGGAAAAAGAAATAGGTTCATTGGAAAATGGAAAACTTGCCGATCTGGTAATTATGGATGCCAACCCATTGGACGACATCAGAAACTCAGAAAAAATTAAATACGTAATGGTAAATGGCCGTATTTACGACAGTTTATCTATGAATGAAATTGGTGGCCGCGAAAAACTACGTGGCAAACTATGGTTTGAGATGGGTAAAGGTATGGTTTACAGTTTTCCAACAGGAAATGCCGAAACCTGGACCTTTACCACACCTAATTGTGATTAA
- a CDS encoding MFS transporter codes for MEKNDKKVIRSWAFFDWANSSYNLVITSTIFPAYYTIITTTQEHGDKVSFFGRTFTNTALSNYALSVAYLIMALLLPILSSIADYRGNKKIFMKIFTYLGSVACMGLYFFKLDTLELGIICFAIAAMGYIGGVLFNNSYLPEIATIDQQDRVSAKGFAYGYVGSVLLQIICFVFVLKHELFGITDLSFPPRLSFLLVGIWWIAFAQIPFKKLPAGSPNYSSINKSVVRSGFQELSKVWSQLSHMKVLKMFLLAFFFYSMGVQTIMLAAAGFGEKTLKLGTSKLIITILIIQLVAILGAMMMSHFAKKIGNVRVLICVVLIWIVFCICAYFITTEYQFYGLAAVAGLIMGGIQSLSRSTYSKYLPANTPDTASFFSFYDVTEKIAIVIGLFSFAYIEEVTGSMRNSIIALASFFVIGLVFLVVLRSVERKHVL; via the coding sequence ATGGAAAAAAACGACAAAAAAGTCATTCGCTCCTGGGCGTTTTTTGACTGGGCCAATTCTTCATACAATTTAGTAATCACCTCTACCATTTTTCCTGCTTATTATACCATAATAACCACCACTCAGGAACATGGGGATAAGGTTTCTTTTTTTGGAAGAACTTTTACCAATACTGCATTATCAAATTATGCGCTTTCTGTGGCATACCTGATAATGGCCTTGTTGTTACCCATCCTTTCATCTATTGCTGATTACAGGGGTAACAAAAAGATTTTCATGAAAATCTTTACTTATTTAGGCAGTGTGGCCTGTATGGGTTTGTACTTTTTTAAGCTTGATACACTGGAGCTGGGTATTATCTGCTTTGCAATAGCAGCAATGGGATATATAGGTGGGGTGTTGTTTAATAACTCCTATTTGCCAGAAATAGCTACCATAGATCAGCAGGATAGGGTAAGCGCTAAGGGGTTTGCTTATGGTTATGTAGGTAGTGTTTTGCTACAGATCATTTGTTTTGTTTTTGTGCTGAAACACGAGCTATTTGGTATTACAGATTTATCATTTCCTCCAAGGCTATCATTTTTGCTTGTAGGTATCTGGTGGATAGCCTTTGCGCAGATTCCGTTTAAAAAACTTCCGGCTGGTAGCCCTAATTATTCATCAATTAATAAAAGTGTAGTACGTAGTGGTTTTCAGGAACTGTCTAAAGTATGGTCCCAATTGAGCCATATGAAAGTGCTTAAAATGTTTTTACTGGCATTTTTCTTTTATTCGATGGGTGTACAAACTATTATGCTGGCAGCTGCAGGTTTTGGAGAAAAGACTTTAAAACTTGGGACTTCTAAATTGATCATAACCATTTTAATTATACAATTGGTAGCCATATTGGGTGCCATGATGATGTCTCATTTTGCAAAGAAAATAGGAAATGTTCGCGTATTGATCTGTGTTGTACTCATCTGGATTGTATTTTGCATTTGTGCCTATTTTATTACAACTGAATATCAATTTTATGGTCTTGCTGCTGTAGCGGGTCTGATTATGGGTGGAATTCAGTCTTTGTCGCGATCAACATATTCAAAATATTTACCTGCAAATACTCCCGATACGGCCTCATTCTTTAGCTTTTACGATGTAACGGAGAAGATAGCAATTGTGATTGGTTTGTTTAGTTTTGCTTACATTGAGGAAGTAACAGGAAGTATGCGAAACTCCATAATAGCTTTGGCATCATTTTTTGTGATAGGTTTGGTATTTTTGGTGGTGTTAAGAAGTGTTGAAAGGAAGCACGTTTTATAA
- the thrS gene encoding threonine--tRNA ligase — protein sequence MINITLPDGSSRQYEKGTTAHQIALSISEGLARNVLAAEVNGEVWDSSRPIESDASLKLLTWNDTAGKATFWHSSAHLMAEALEALYPGTKFGIGPAIETGFYYDVDFGDREFSSDDFKAIEAKIIELAKQKEVFVRESVSKSDAVKYFTEKGDEYKLDLIDGLEDGKITFYTQGQFTDLCRGPHIPNTGFIKAVKLMNVAGAYWRGDETKKQLTRIYGVTFPKASELTEYLHMIEEAKKRDHRKLGKELELFAFSEKVGMGLPLWLPKGAALRERLVQFLTKAQGKAGYEQVVTPHIGHKNLYITSGHYEKYGKDAFQPIKTPQEGEEFFLKPMNCPHHCEIYKTKPRSYKDLPLRFAEFGTVYRYEQSGELHGLTRVRGFTQDDAHLFCRPDQVKDEFKKVIDLVLYVFKSLGFNDYIAQVSLRDPENKTKYIGSDENWHLAETAIIEAAAEKGLPTVVEYGEAAFYGPKLDFMVKDALGRKWQLGTIQVDYNLPERFELEYTGSDNQKHRPVMIHRAPFGSLERFIAVLIEHCAGNFPLWLSPEQFIILPISEKYEEYAKKVSDELNNSDIRGLIDFRDEKIGRKIRDAEVKKIPYMLIIGEKEMAEGKVSVRKHGEGDLGEMTLQEFSELLIKEITV from the coding sequence ATGATTAACATTACACTGCCTGATGGCTCTAGCCGTCAGTACGAAAAGGGCACAACTGCCCATCAAATCGCATTATCAATTTCTGAGGGTTTAGCCCGCAATGTTTTAGCTGCCGAAGTAAACGGCGAAGTTTGGGATTCATCGAGACCAATAGAGTCTGATGCTTCTTTAAAACTTTTAACATGGAATGATACTGCAGGAAAAGCTACTTTCTGGCATTCATCGGCCCACCTTATGGCTGAGGCATTGGAAGCACTGTATCCGGGTACAAAGTTTGGTATTGGTCCGGCAATTGAAACAGGATTTTACTACGATGTAGATTTTGGCGACAGAGAGTTTTCATCAGATGATTTTAAGGCTATTGAAGCAAAAATTATTGAACTGGCTAAACAGAAAGAAGTTTTTGTTAGAGAGTCTGTTTCAAAATCTGATGCGGTTAAGTATTTTACTGAAAAAGGTGATGAATATAAGTTAGATCTTATTGATGGCCTTGAAGATGGTAAAATTACTTTTTATACTCAGGGGCAATTTACCGATCTGTGTCGTGGTCCGCATATTCCTAATACAGGATTTATCAAAGCTGTAAAGTTAATGAACGTTGCCGGTGCATACTGGCGTGGTGATGAGACTAAAAAACAGCTTACACGTATATATGGTGTTACTTTTCCTAAAGCTAGTGAGCTTACTGAATACCTTCATATGATTGAAGAGGCTAAGAAAAGAGATCACAGAAAGTTAGGTAAAGAACTTGAATTGTTTGCTTTTTCTGAAAAAGTAGGCATGGGGTTGCCATTGTGGTTACCTAAAGGTGCAGCATTACGCGAGCGTTTGGTACAGTTTTTAACCAAAGCGCAGGGTAAAGCAGGGTATGAACAGGTTGTAACCCCACATATTGGCCATAAGAATTTATACATTACTTCGGGCCACTACGAAAAATATGGTAAAGATGCATTTCAGCCAATAAAGACACCACAGGAGGGAGAGGAGTTTTTCCTTAAACCTATGAACTGTCCGCATCATTGCGAGATTTATAAGACCAAACCACGCTCATATAAGGATCTTCCTTTGCGTTTTGCTGAGTTTGGTACTGTATATCGTTATGAGCAAAGCGGAGAGTTGCACGGCTTAACAAGGGTGCGTGGGTTTACTCAGGATGATGCGCATTTGTTTTGTCGCCCTGATCAGGTGAAGGATGAGTTTAAAAAGGTAATTGATCTTGTACTATATGTCTTTAAATCATTGGGTTTCAATGATTATATTGCTCAGGTTTCTTTAAGGGATCCTGAAAATAAGACAAAATATATTGGTAGTGACGAGAACTGGCACCTGGCCGAAACTGCTATTATTGAAGCGGCTGCTGAAAAAGGATTACCAACAGTTGTGGAGTATGGTGAAGCTGCATTTTATGGCCCGAAATTAGATTTTATGGTTAAGGATGCTTTGGGTAGAAAATGGCAGCTTGGAACTATTCAGGTTGATTATAATTTGCCAGAGCGTTTTGAATTGGAATATACTGGCAGCGATAATCAAAAGCACAGACCAGTGATGATCCATAGGGCTCCATTTGGTTCCCTTGAGCGTTTTATTGCAGTTTTGATTGAACATTGCGCTGGTAATTTCCCATTATGGCTTTCTCCTGAACAATTTATTATCCTTCCTATCTCAGAAAAGTATGAAGAATATGCAAAAAAAGTTTCAGATGAATTAAATAATTCCGATATTCGCGGGCTGATTGACTTTCGTGATGAGAAGATTGGAAGGAAAATCAGAGACGCAGAGGTTAAAAAAATACCTTATATGTTGATTATTGGTGAGAAGGAAATGGCTGAAGGAAAGGTTTCTGTAAGGAAACATGGCGAAGGCGATTTAGGCGAAATGACCCTGCAAGAGTTTAGTGAATTATTAATTAAAGAAATAACAGTTTAA
- a CDS encoding head GIN domain-containing protein, with the protein MRKIIAIVCAIPVFLAGCSSECIQDSGKRVFKGTVEKNFDQIKVTGAIKLVLKQDSSYAIKIGADSNVVNLVRTDVSSGELRVKLDDGIYCGTDSVVVSVGIGELKKLNTVGAVKVVGDGRIYATDVDLKLEGASDVSLDLSASKLVTRIDGVGKLALTGQTGVHNLTAKGTSTINAFDFVAGIYDINIDGTGKANINVLNDLKIRTSGSSEVYYKGNPKKVDEKKSGATKLEKVN; encoded by the coding sequence ATGAGAAAAATTATCGCTATTGTTTGTGCTATTCCTGTTTTTTTGGCAGGGTGTTCATCTGAATGTATACAGGATTCGGGTAAACGCGTATTTAAAGGTACCGTTGAAAAGAATTTTGACCAGATAAAAGTTACCGGAGCTATTAAACTTGTTCTTAAACAGGATAGTTCTTATGCCATAAAAATTGGTGCGGATTCGAATGTTGTTAATTTGGTAAGAACCGATGTGAGCAGTGGGGAACTTAGGGTGAAACTGGATGATGGAATATATTGTGGTACAGACTCTGTAGTTGTTTCTGTAGGTATTGGTGAATTGAAAAAGCTGAATACAGTAGGGGCTGTTAAAGTTGTTGGGGATGGACGTATTTATGCAACTGATGTTGATTTGAAACTTGAAGGTGCATCGGATGTTTCTCTAGATCTGAGTGCTTCGAAATTGGTTACCAGGATTGATGGTGTAGGGAAACTTGCTTTGACAGGACAAACCGGTGTACACAATTTAACTGCTAAGGGAACATCGACTATTAATGCATTTGATTTTGTAGCAGGTATTTATGATATAAATATTGATGGAACCGGAAAGGCCAATATAAATGTATTGAATGATCTGAAAATTAGGACTTCGGGATCGAGTGAAGTATATTATAAGGGGAATCCAAAAAAAGTTGATGAGAAAAAATCGGGAGCAACCAAATTGGAAAAAGTAAATTAA